The proteins below are encoded in one region of Passer domesticus isolate bPasDom1 unplaced genomic scaffold, bPasDom1.hap1 HAP1_SCAFFOLD_174, whole genome shotgun sequence:
- the LOC135291993 gene encoding uncharacterized protein LOC135291993 isoform X2 produces the protein MALLPVVALLALCPLLARAEQPVTVTVTAAIGEDACLPCGSQPWGDLRGVTLSCTQQAGGHRAVPVLSHRLGWQPPPPGPGWQPPVQPDSRFRGRVAFCAAGTGDSGVSLLLRNLSRPDFGNYSCYAARAAAPRLLCSLLLQPAGTEVPKAAEPDMLLVVCVLTAAFTAVAIGVMVCARCQGHCWGRAARGPAREPAAEAVGEGQEVALGDLKSASP, from the exons ATGGCGCTGCTCCCCGTCGTGGCGCTCCTGGCTCTGTGCCCCCTCCTCGCCCGGGCAG aGCAGCCCGTCACCGTCACGGTGACCGCGGCCATCGGCGAGGACGCCTGCCTGCCCTGCGGCTCGCAGCCCTGGGGCGACCTGCGCGGCGTCACCCTCAGCTGCACCCAGCAGGCCGGCGGCCACCGCGCTGTCCCCGTGCTCAGCCACCGCCTGGGCTGGCAGCCGCCgccccccgggccgggctggcaGCCGCCCGTGCAGCCCGACAGCCGCTTCAGGGGCAGGGTGGCCTTCTGCGCcgcggggacaggggacagcggcGTGTCGCTGCTGCTCAGGAACCTCAGCCGTCCCGATTTCGGGAATTACTCGTGCTACGCCGCCcgcgccgcggccccgcggctgctctgctccctgctgctgcagcccgcgGGGACAG AGGTCCCCAAGGCCGCGGAGCCGGACATGCTGCTGGTGGTGTGTGTCCTCACGGCCGCCTTCACCGCGGTGGCCATCGGGGTCATGGTGTGTGCCCGCTGCCAGGGCCACTGCTGGGGGCGCGCAG CGCGGGGCCCAGCCCGGGAGCCCGCCGCCGAGGCTGTGGGGGAAGGACAAGAGGTGGCCTTGGGTGACCTCAAGAGTGCCAGCCCCTGA
- the TSPAN33 gene encoding tetraspanin-33 isoform X1, producing MAKRAAVPAGPLGDDFSFVSPVAKYVLFFFNLLFWMISMVMVAVGVYARLLKHAEAAMACLAVDPAILLVVVGVLTFLITFCGCVGSLRENICLLQMFSVCLTIIFLLQLAAGVLGFVFSDKARGKVSEIINGAIVHYRDDPDLQNLIDFGQKEFSCCGGVSYKDWSQNMYFNCTATNPSRERCSVPFSCCLHDADQAVINTMCGHGMQARGYLEASAFIHTNGCIDKLVNWSHSNLFLLGGIALGLALPQLVGIVLARLLINQIRDQVKLQLYNQQHRADPWS from the exons ATGGCGAAGAGGGCGGCCGTCCCCGCCGGGCCCCTCGGGGACGATTTCTCCTTCGTGAGCCCGGTGGCCAAGTACGTGCTCTTCTTCTTCAACCTGCTCTTCTGG ATGATCTCCATGGTGATGGTGGCCGTGGGGGTGTACGCCCGGCTGCTGAAGCACGCAG AGGCGGCCATGGCGTGCCTGGCAGTGGACCCTGCCATCCTCCTGGTGGTGGTGGGCGTCCTCACCTTCCTCATCACCTTCTGCGGCTGCGTCGGCTCCCTGCGGGAGAACATCTGCCTGCTGCAGATg TTCTCCGTCTGCCTGACCATCatcttcctcctgcagctggcgGCCGGCGTGCTGGGCTTTGTGTTCTCTGATAAG GCCCGCGGGAAGGTCAGCGAGATCATCAACGGGGCCATCGTGCACTACCGGGACGACCCGGACCTGCAGAACCTCATCGACTTCGGGCAGAAGGAG tTCAGCTGCTGCGGGGGTGTCTCCTACAAGGACTGGTCCCAGAACATGTACTTCAACTGCACGGCCACCAACCCCAGCCGCGAGCGCTGCTCCGtgcccttctcctgctgcctgcacgACGCCGACCAG gCTGTCATCAACACCATGTGTGGCCACGGGATGCAGGCCAGGGGCTACCTGGAGGCCAGTGCCTTCATCCACACCAACGGCTGCATCGACAAGCTGGTCAACTGGAGCCACAGCAACCTGTTCCTGCTGGGGGGCATCgccctggggctggccctgccccag CTGGTGGGCATCGTCCTGGCGCGCCTCCTCATCAACCAGATCCGCGACCAGGTCAAGCTGCAGCTCTACAACCAGCAGCACCGGGCAGACCCCTGGTCCTGA
- the LOC135291993 gene encoding uncharacterized protein LOC135291993 isoform X1, with protein MGGGAWGAPGVLGCPAAEAAVPAAPRSCPAPGAGRMALLPVVALLALCPLLARAEQPVTVTVTAAIGEDACLPCGSQPWGDLRGVTLSCTQQAGGHRAVPVLSHRLGWQPPPPGPGWQPPVQPDSRFRGRVAFCAAGTGDSGVSLLLRNLSRPDFGNYSCYAARAAAPRLLCSLLLQPAGTEVPKAAEPDMLLVVCVLTAAFTAVAIGVMVCARCQGHCWGRAARGPAREPAAEAVGEGQEVALGDLKSASP; from the exons ATGGGGGGCGGTGCTTGGGGTGCCcccggggttttggggtgcccggCTGCTGAGGCTGCGGTGCCCGcggcccccaggagctgcccggCCCCGGGTGCCGGCAGGATGGCGCTGCTCCCCGTCGTGGCGCTCCTGGCTCTGTGCCCCCTCCTCGCCCGGGCAG aGCAGCCCGTCACCGTCACGGTGACCGCGGCCATCGGCGAGGACGCCTGCCTGCCCTGCGGCTCGCAGCCCTGGGGCGACCTGCGCGGCGTCACCCTCAGCTGCACCCAGCAGGCCGGCGGCCACCGCGCTGTCCCCGTGCTCAGCCACCGCCTGGGCTGGCAGCCGCCgccccccgggccgggctggcaGCCGCCCGTGCAGCCCGACAGCCGCTTCAGGGGCAGGGTGGCCTTCTGCGCcgcggggacaggggacagcggcGTGTCGCTGCTGCTCAGGAACCTCAGCCGTCCCGATTTCGGGAATTACTCGTGCTACGCCGCCcgcgccgcggccccgcggctgctctgctccctgctgctgcagcccgcgGGGACAG AGGTCCCCAAGGCCGCGGAGCCGGACATGCTGCTGGTGGTGTGTGTCCTCACGGCCGCCTTCACCGCGGTGGCCATCGGGGTCATGGTGTGTGCCCGCTGCCAGGGCCACTGCTGGGGGCGCGCAG CGCGGGGCCCAGCCCGGGAGCCCGCCGCCGAGGCTGTGGGGGAAGGACAAGAGGTGGCCTTGGGTGACCTCAAGAGTGCCAGCCCCTGA
- the TSPAN33 gene encoding tetraspanin-33 isoform X2, whose translation MISMVMVAVGVYARLLKHAEAAMACLAVDPAILLVVVGVLTFLITFCGCVGSLRENICLLQMFSVCLTIIFLLQLAAGVLGFVFSDKARGKVSEIINGAIVHYRDDPDLQNLIDFGQKEFSCCGGVSYKDWSQNMYFNCTATNPSRERCSVPFSCCLHDADQAVINTMCGHGMQARGYLEASAFIHTNGCIDKLVNWSHSNLFLLGGIALGLALPQLVGIVLARLLINQIRDQVKLQLYNQQHRADPWS comes from the exons ATGATCTCCATGGTGATGGTGGCCGTGGGGGTGTACGCCCGGCTGCTGAAGCACGCAG AGGCGGCCATGGCGTGCCTGGCAGTGGACCCTGCCATCCTCCTGGTGGTGGTGGGCGTCCTCACCTTCCTCATCACCTTCTGCGGCTGCGTCGGCTCCCTGCGGGAGAACATCTGCCTGCTGCAGATg TTCTCCGTCTGCCTGACCATCatcttcctcctgcagctggcgGCCGGCGTGCTGGGCTTTGTGTTCTCTGATAAG GCCCGCGGGAAGGTCAGCGAGATCATCAACGGGGCCATCGTGCACTACCGGGACGACCCGGACCTGCAGAACCTCATCGACTTCGGGCAGAAGGAG tTCAGCTGCTGCGGGGGTGTCTCCTACAAGGACTGGTCCCAGAACATGTACTTCAACTGCACGGCCACCAACCCCAGCCGCGAGCGCTGCTCCGtgcccttctcctgctgcctgcacgACGCCGACCAG gCTGTCATCAACACCATGTGTGGCCACGGGATGCAGGCCAGGGGCTACCTGGAGGCCAGTGCCTTCATCCACACCAACGGCTGCATCGACAAGCTGGTCAACTGGAGCCACAGCAACCTGTTCCTGCTGGGGGGCATCgccctggggctggccctgccccag CTGGTGGGCATCGTCCTGGCGCGCCTCCTCATCAACCAGATCCGCGACCAGGTCAAGCTGCAGCTCTACAACCAGCAGCACCGGGCAGACCCCTGGTCCTGA
- the LOC135291990 gene encoding acrosin-like has protein sequence MALLGLLVLLALAGPAGATWDTCRGTCGLRPLAFDHSSVAANYGPSEGDYATLGSSGVASLDMDSPGVPSGTWPGIVSVQATLENGTWHMCSGALIHPQWVLTVAQCFFRSGDISIYTVVMGATDVGQPGPEAAVRRVKRLLKHQNYVAATAMNNIALLELEQPVECSDYVQLGCVPESSLAVPELKTCYVAGWRATPDSAPSPRLVLQEAKVRLIDVQLCNSSRWYGGAVHPQDLCAGYPRGGIDTCQGDIGGPLVCKDHVGDYFWLVGLASWGKGCVGEKRPGVFTSTQHFRGWIQVQMGMAAADASRSPTEPAPTHAPSPILSPTPPLTLTVIETPPQPESETSITISFPKSVLLAFHASLQKFLKFLRDELR, from the exons ATGgctttgctggggctgctcgtcctgctggccctggccgggcccgcgggggccacctgggacacctgcag AGGCACCTGCGGGCTGCGGCCCTTGGCCTTCGACCACAGCTCCGTGGCTGCCAACTACGGCCCCTCCGAGGGTGACTACGCCACCTTGGGCTCTTCTGGTGTCGCCTCCCTCGACATGGAtagccccggtgtcccctcagggacctggcctggcatCGTCAGCGTCCAGGCCACCCTGGAGAACGGCACGTGGCACATGTGCTCGGGGGCACTGATCCACCCCCAGTGGGTGCTCACGGTGGCCCAGTGCTTCTTCAGGTCTGG GGACATCTCCATTTACACGGTGGTGATGGGGGCCACGGACGTGGGGCAGCCGGGCCCCGAGGCCGCGGTGAGGCGCGTCAAGAGGCTCCTGAAGCACCAGAACTACGTGGCTGCCACGGCCATGAACAACATtgccctgctggagctggagcagcccgtGGAGTGCAGCGATTACGTCCAGCTGGGCTGCGTGCCCGAGagctccctggcagtgcccgagCTGAAAACCTGCTACGTGGCGGGCTGGAGAGCCACCCCGGACAGCG cccccagcccacgcctggtgctgcaggaggccAAGGTGCGGCTCATCGACGTCCAGCTGTGCAACAGCAGCCGCTGGTACGGGGGGGCCGTGCACCCCCAGGACCTGTGCGCGGGGTACCCGCGGGGCGGCATCGACACCTGCCAG GGGGACATCGGGGGTCCCCTGGTCTGCAAGGACCACGTCGGTGACTACTTCTGGCTGGTGGGCCTGGCCAGCTGGGGCAAGGGCTGTGTTGGAGAGAAGCGGCCGGGGGTGTTCACCTCCACGCAGCACTTCCGAGGATGGATCCAGGTGCAGATGGGAATGGCCGCAGCCGACGCGAGCCGCTCGCCGACAGAGCCAGCCCCGACCCACGCCCCGagccccatcctgtccccaacCCCACCCCTGACCCTCACTGTCATCGAGACGCCACCGCAGCCGGAGTCGGAGACCTCCATAACGATTTCATTCCCAAAATCCGTCCTGCTGGCGTTCCACGCGAGCCTGCAGAAGTTCCTGAAGTTCCTGAGGGACGAGCTGCGTTGA
- the LOC135291986 gene encoding acrosin-like: MALLGLLVLLALAGPAGATWDTCRGTCGLRPLAFDHSSVVRDYDPSNGDYSTLGSSDGTALDKHGPGVPSGTWPGIVSVQATWANGTWHMCSGALIHPQWVLTVAHCFARAGDTSTWKVVIGATDLSRPGPEAKRRHIKRVVKHQDYHRGPESKNIALLELEQPVECSDYVQLACVPDSSLAVPELKTCYMAGWRATPESAHSPHLVLQEAKVRLIDVQLCNSSRWYGGAVHPQDLCAGYPRGGIDTCQGDSGAPLVCKDNTGDYFWLVGLASWGKGCAGAKRPGVFTSTQHFHTWIQEQMGLVPSQTEPPPPEPEPPTLIIEEEPPEPEPEPEPVSEPEPVPIPVPIPEPEPIPEPEEEEEEEPEPTPKPAKFITVSFPKAILLRLFTSLQEFLEFLRDKLH, translated from the exons ATGgctttgctggggctgctcgtcctgctggccctggccgggcccgcgggggccacctgggacacctgcag AGGCACCTGCGGGCTGCGGCCCTTGGCCTTCGACCACAGCTCCGTGGTTCGGGACTACGACCCCTCCAACGGTGACTACAGCACCTTGGGCTCCTCCGATGGCACCGCCTTGGATAAGCAtggccccggtgtcccctcagggacctggcctggcatCGTCAGCGTCCAGGCCACCTGGGCCAACGGCACGTGGCACATGTGCTCGGGGGCACTGATCCACCCGCAGTGGGTGCTCACGGTGGCACACTGCTTCGCCAGGGCCGG ggacacctccaCATGGAAGGTGGTGATCGGGGCCACAGATCTGAGCAGGCCGGGCCCCGAGGCCAAGCGGCGCCACATCAAGAGGGTGGTGAAGCACCAGGACTACCACAGAGGCCCGGAGAGCAAAAACATcgccctgctggagctggagcagcccgtGGAGTGCAGCGACTACGTCCAGCTGGCCTGTGTGCCCGacagctccctggcagtgcccgagCTGAAAACCTGCTACATGGCGGGCTGGAGAGCCACCCCGGAGAGCG CCCACAGCCCACacctggtgctgcaggaggccAAGGTGCGGCTCATCGACGTCCAGCTGTGCAACAGCAGCCGCTGGTACGGGGGGGCCGTGCACCCCCAGGACCTGTGCGCGGGGTACCCGCGGGGCGGCATCGACACCTGCCAG GGTGACAGCGGGGCTCCCCTGGTCTGCAAGGACAACACTGGTGACTACTTCTGGCTGGTGGGCCTGGCCAGCTGGGGCAAGGGCTGCGCCGGGGCCAAGCGGCCGGGGGTGTTCACCTCCACCCAGCACTTCCACACCTGGATCCAGGAGCAGATGGGATTGGTCCCATCCCAAACGGAGCCTCCTCCGCCCGAGCCGGAGCCACCCACCCTCATCATCGAGGAGGAGCCACCAGAACCAGAACCTGAACCAGAACCAGTGTCGGAGCCAGAACCGGTGCCAATACCGGTACCCATCCCAGAACCGGAACCGATACCAGAaccagaggaggaagaagaagaagaaccaGAACCAACACCAAAACCGGCCAAGTTTATAACAGTTTCCTTCCCAAAAGCCATCCTGCTGAGGCTGTTCACGAGTCTGCAGGAGTTCCTGGAGTTCCTGAGGGACAAACTGCACTGA